One part of the Treponema sp. OMZ 787 genome encodes these proteins:
- a CDS encoding ATP-binding cassette domain-containing protein translates to MKKTTAELSGIYKIYETENNQTGEVYKSAALSNVNIEFYTSEIHALLGENGAGKSTLVNIFSGLLSPTSGSIKIANKVFNFNSPNDALNAGVAIVHQRPRLAANASVFENIMIGTKQRSFLSLINLNAEKQKIESLKSKWNVDLDLNAKIKNLSADKRFYTAMFSALYTNPQFLILDEPASVFTDKERYDFFSVLKKMCIEEKIGTVLITHKVEEALNFADRISVLKNGKMQGSFLTEDLGNNDEAELFIKKQIFSGDKFLKSEKELQKHHDKNIEEKKCGFGFCISFNSGFGSEIKNFQVEAECGRITGIVGFPNSGIEYLEDILSGMLKNADINKRHHTGSIVIENTGKEKKVFSCEKITPSILLKNKIGFIPSDRNLRGADANLTIEEVLNCYRFKNNFFDKKNSDEFILSLLKAENINADKNRPAGSLSGGQLQRLILARCLAENPEIIIAAEPAWGLDLLSTELLMNKFRALAEQGRTIVILTKEFDTASYKNAFDAVYFLGKEN, encoded by the coding sequence GTGAAAAAGACAACGGCCGAGTTAAGCGGTATTTATAAGATCTATGAAACGGAAAACAATCAAACCGGTGAGGTCTATAAAAGTGCTGCTTTAAGTAATGTGAATATAGAATTTTACACTTCCGAAATTCACGCCCTACTCGGAGAAAATGGAGCCGGAAAATCTACATTAGTAAATATTTTTTCGGGCCTTCTGTCTCCGACTAGCGGCTCTATCAAAATAGCGAATAAGGTGTTTAATTTTAACTCCCCTAACGATGCTTTAAATGCGGGGGTTGCAATTGTTCATCAGAGGCCCCGCCTTGCTGCAAATGCAAGTGTTTTTGAAAACATAATGATAGGCACAAAACAGAGGAGCTTTTTATCGCTTATAAACCTTAATGCCGAAAAACAAAAAATAGAAAGTTTAAAATCCAAATGGAATGTTGACTTGGACTTAAATGCCAAGATAAAAAATCTTTCTGCAGATAAAAGATTTTACACTGCAATGTTCTCGGCCCTTTATACAAATCCTCAGTTTTTAATTTTAGATGAACCGGCTTCAGTTTTTACGGATAAGGAGCGGTATGATTTTTTTTCGGTATTAAAAAAAATGTGTATCGAAGAAAAAATAGGTACTGTGCTGATTACTCATAAGGTTGAAGAAGCTTTAAATTTTGCCGATAGGATTTCGGTTTTAAAAAACGGAAAAATGCAAGGCTCCTTTTTAACAGAAGATTTGGGAAATAATGATGAAGCCGAACTTTTTATAAAAAAGCAAATATTTTCAGGCGATAAATTTTTAAAATCTGAAAAAGAACTGCAAAAACATCACGATAAAAATATTGAAGAAAAAAAGTGCGGTTTCGGTTTTTGTATTTCTTTTAATTCCGGCTTCGGTTCCGAAATAAAAAATTTTCAAGTTGAGGCCGAATGCGGGAGAATTACGGGGATTGTAGGCTTCCCTAACAGCGGTATCGAATACTTGGAGGATATTCTTTCAGGGATGCTTAAGAATGCCGATATAAATAAAAGGCATCATACAGGCAGCATTGTAATTGAAAATACGGGAAAGGAAAAAAAAGTTTTTAGCTGCGAAAAAATTACGCCCTCCATTCTTCTAAAAAATAAAATAGGCTTTATTCCCTCGGATAGAAATTTGCGCGGAGCTGATGCAAATCTTACAATTGAAGAAGTTTTAAATTGCTACCGCTTTAAAAATAATTTTTTCGATAAAAAGAATTCCGATGAGTTTATTTTATCCTTATTGAAAGCTGAAAATATAAACGCCGATAAAAACCGTCCGGCGGGTTCCCTGTCAGGCGGACAGCTCCAGCGTCTGATATTGGCGCGCTGTCTTGCCGAAAATCCCGAAATTATAATAGCCGCAGAACCTGCATGGGGGTTGGATCTTTTGAGCACAGAGCTCCTTATGAATAAATTTAGAGCTCTTGCAGAGCAAGGCCGAACCATTGTAATATTAACAAAAGAATTCGATACGGCTTCTTATAAAAATGCTTTTGATGCCGTTTATTTTTTAGGAAAAGAAAATTGA
- a CDS encoding BMP family ABC transporter substrate-binding protein: protein MRKIFNFILFVSFLLIVFSCTKTENMQKEKEIGIAVFVPGVRAESPVYDMLAAGVEEAVASAIGTGKKVNLKILEAGTNQAEWGTKLTSLAVDGKYDLIVSSNPAMPGLIAPISKQFPNQKFLLLDAYAEGNPMITTFRYNQREQAYIAGYISALVSLSKMEFANPKKKIGLIAGQEYPAMMNIILPAFLEGAKAADSEFTVDFKIVGNWYDAAKGAELARAMYKNGADVIMPISGGANQGVLAAAKELGFYVSWFDNNGYAKAKGYVISSSEMKQQKLAYEQILNFIEGKLKEGSPSTLGIKEGYVNFISDDEIYMQTVPEEIRKKQDEMLNKISDGSLDLSVK, encoded by the coding sequence ATGAGAAAGATTTTTAATTTTATTTTATTTGTTTCTTTTCTTTTAATAGTTTTTTCATGTACAAAAACTGAAAATATGCAAAAAGAAAAAGAAATCGGTATTGCGGTTTTTGTTCCCGGTGTCAGGGCTGAAAGTCCGGTTTATGATATGTTGGCTGCAGGTGTAGAAGAAGCTGTTGCTTCTGCAATCGGAACCGGTAAAAAGGTAAACTTGAAGATTTTGGAAGCCGGCACCAATCAGGCGGAATGGGGTACGAAGCTTACTTCCTTAGCCGTGGATGGAAAATATGATTTGATTGTTTCTTCCAATCCTGCTATGCCCGGCCTCATCGCTCCTATTTCAAAGCAATTTCCCAATCAAAAGTTTTTGCTTTTGGATGCCTATGCCGAAGGGAACCCCATGATTACTACCTTCAGATACAATCAAAGAGAACAGGCCTATATAGCAGGCTATATTTCTGCCTTGGTAAGTTTAAGCAAGATGGAATTTGCAAATCCCAAAAAGAAAATAGGACTCATAGCGGGACAAGAATATCCTGCAATGATGAATATAATTTTGCCTGCCTTCCTTGAAGGAGCCAAAGCTGCCGATTCCGAATTTACCGTTGATTTTAAAATTGTAGGAAACTGGTATGATGCAGCAAAGGGTGCCGAGCTTGCTCGTGCAATGTATAAAAACGGAGCTGATGTAATAATGCCTATTTCGGGCGGTGCAAATCAAGGAGTTCTTGCCGCGGCAAAAGAATTAGGTTTCTATGTTTCTTGGTTCGATAATAACGGCTATGCAAAAGCGAAGGGCTATGTAATTTCAAGTTCCGAAATGAAGCAGCAAAAACTTGCCTATGAACAGATTTTAAACTTTATTGAGGGAAAGCTAAAAGAAGGAAGTCCTTCCACCTTGGGTATCAAAGAAGGTTATGTAAATTTTATTTCGGATGATGAAATTTATATGCAAACCGTTCCCGAAGAAATCAGAAAAAAACAAGATGAAATGCTGAATAAAATATCAGATGGTTCTTTGGATTTGTCGGTAAAATAA